One window of Sphingobacteriales bacterium genomic DNA carries:
- a CDS encoding efflux RND transporter periplasmic adaptor subunit, translating to MKQSILISTISFILLLFGACQATTGDKATELKTLKEQQNKLNEQIAALEKEVGNPSTSTTQPSKETAVEVMELRPRPFSHFLEVQGKVECNDNIAVSPKQPGIVTQVFVVRGQSVAKGDILATLDDAVFQQSLQELQTNISFAKTIFEKQKALWDQKIGTEVQYLTAKNNVETLEYKMATLQKQADLYNVRAPISGTVEEVNIKVGEGAMVGSPVPPFRIVNLSSMKVLADLAETYVSKVKVGDNAEVLLPDLGKTVNCKIKTVGNIINNAGRTFQVELKLPNIPGIRTNMVALVKIQDYSTGSTIVAPINAIQNSDEGNYVFIAEKAEDKFVAKKQIVTMGVSGGNEVEIKNGLKPGDMLIITGFQNLNTGQLVKF from the coding sequence ATGAAACAATCCATCCTAATTTCAACTATAAGTTTTATTTTATTGCTGTTTGGGGCTTGTCAAGCCACAACCGGAGATAAAGCAACTGAATTAAAAACACTAAAAGAACAGCAAAATAAGCTGAACGAACAAATTGCCGCCCTTGAAAAAGAAGTCGGTAATCCATCCACTTCAACAACCCAGCCTTCAAAAGAAACTGCCGTTGAGGTCATGGAGTTGCGGCCACGACCCTTTAGCCATTTTCTGGAAGTACAGGGCAAAGTAGAATGTAATGATAATATAGCCGTTAGCCCCAAACAACCCGGAATTGTAACTCAGGTTTTTGTGGTCAGAGGGCAATCGGTAGCAAAAGGCGATATTTTAGCCACATTAGACGATGCGGTTTTTCAGCAAAGTTTGCAAGAGTTGCAAACCAATATTTCGTTCGCAAAAACGATATTTGAAAAGCAAAAAGCCCTTTGGGATCAAAAAATAGGCACCGAAGTTCAGTATTTAACCGCAAAAAACAATGTTGAAACTTTAGAGTATAAAATGGCAACTCTTCAAAAACAAGCCGATTTATACAATGTACGTGCACCAATTAGCGGAACAGTCGAGGAGGTTAATATCAAAGTGGGCGAAGGCGCAATGGTAGGTTCGCCCGTACCTCCGTTCAGAATTGTCAATCTTAGCAGCATGAAGGTATTGGCAGATTTGGCCGAAACCTATGTGAGTAAAGTAAAAGTAGGCGATAATGCCGAAGTGTTGTTGCCGGATCTGGGAAAAACGGTCAACTGTAAAATCAAAACCGTAGGAAACATCATCAACAATGCCGGACGCACCTTTCAGGTTGAATTGAAACTGCCCAATATTCCCGGAATCAGAACCAATATGGTGGCTTTGGTAAAAATTCAGGATTACTCGACAGGAAGCACAATCGTTGCACCTATTAATGCTATCCAAAATTCAGACGAAGGAAACTACGTTTTCATTGCCGAAAAAGCCGAGGATAAATTTGTAGCAAAAAAACAAATTGTTACCATGGGCGTTTCGGGCGGTAACGAAGTAGAAATAAAAAATGGCTTAAAACCGGGTGATATGTTGATTATCACCGGATTCCAAAATCTCAATACCGGACAATTAGTCAAATTTTAA
- a CDS encoding efflux RND transporter permease subunit yields the protein MKPFKEFGPTSWSIDNRTSIFVVTAIVAIFGISTYISLPKNQFPDIVIPTIYISTIYPGTSPADMENLVTRPIEKQVKSISGVKKITSNSLQDFSNVVVEFNTDVQVDVAKQKVKDAVDRATTDLPKDLPNAPTVLEVDFSEIPIMNINISGEFDLTKLKNYAEDIKDEIEQLSEITRVDMVGALEREIQINVDMFKLQSANVTFGDIERAVSTENMTISGGLINMSEMKRALRVKGQFANAMQIGDIVVKSMSGTPVYLKDIADIKDTFKEKESYARYNGKNVITLNVIKRSGENLVEASDKIHALVNTLISEKLPQDLNVTISADQSELTRTTLNDLINSIIIGFILVTIVLMFFMGVTNAFFVGLSVPLSIFLAFMVMPAIGFELNMIVLFALLFALGIIVDDAIVVIENTYRLFRNGQIPIGTAAKMAAGEIFIPVLAGTLTTLAPFVPLAFWGGIVGKFMMYLPITLILTLVASLIVAFIINPVFAASFMKAENPFPTSEEKRKRLRSFISTAIVMAVISGISYMIAPKGVGNFFLIALVLYLSYKLFIKYLVIGFEHKLLPVLMDAYESVLTFLLKSWRPYAVLLFTVFLLFFSFFLVRVRTPPVEFFPKGDPNFIYVYMNLPVGTHQSYTDSITRIVEGKVEKIMGKDNPIVEAISSNVAVGATDPSSGDRSASSNRSKVGISFVKFAERNGQSTQEYMDKIRAEVKDIPGVQVTVDQEQNGPPTGAPINIEISGENLEELIDVSSRFKYYLQDSLQIPGIEELKSDFVNNNPEIIVSVNRERANREGVSTAFIGSELRTAVFGKEVSKLKDNEDEYPIQLRYKYEQRNDVDALLNTKLTFRSETGQVKNLPLAAVADVKYTNTYGGIKRKNLKRVITLSSNVLSGYTANEVNENIRLAATKFQLPESMDINLTGEQEEQAETAAFLFRSLLISLGLIFLILVTQFNSVSKTLIILSEIIFSITGVLLGFSLFNMKISIVMVGIGIVGLAGIVVKNGILIVEFADLMRSKGIGLHKSVSMSGKIRIKPVLLTAASTMLGLIPLALGMNINFYTLFTDFNPQFFLGGDSVVFWGPLSWTIIFGLSFATFLTLLVLPAMYVIRYDLGDRFKKLIGKKPEPIQTETQEAETPVDTALPV from the coding sequence ATGAAACCTTTCAAAGAGTTTGGACCTACCAGTTGGTCTATTGATAATAGAACAAGTATTTTTGTAGTAACGGCTATTGTTGCCATTTTTGGTATTTCTACTTATATCAGCCTGCCCAAAAATCAGTTCCCGGATATAGTTATCCCTACTATTTATATCAGCACCATATACCCCGGTACCTCTCCGGCAGATATGGAGAACTTAGTTACCCGGCCTATCGAAAAACAAGTCAAATCTATTTCAGGAGTAAAAAAAATAACAAGCAACTCCTTACAAGATTTTTCAAACGTTGTGGTCGAGTTTAATACCGATGTGCAGGTAGATGTGGCCAAACAAAAAGTGAAAGATGCCGTTGACCGCGCTACCACCGACCTTCCCAAAGACCTACCCAATGCGCCGACCGTTCTGGAGGTAGATTTTTCGGAAATCCCGATCATGAACATCAACATATCGGGAGAGTTTGACCTTACCAAGTTGAAAAATTATGCCGAAGACATTAAGGATGAAATAGAACAACTTTCGGAAATTACCCGCGTGGACATGGTCGGCGCTTTAGAACGAGAAATCCAAATCAATGTGGACATGTTCAAACTTCAAAGTGCCAATGTAACCTTTGGAGACATTGAACGGGCTGTTTCAACCGAAAATATGACCATTTCCGGTGGGTTGATCAATATGTCGGAAATGAAACGGGCACTCCGCGTAAAAGGTCAGTTTGCCAATGCCATGCAAATTGGCGATATTGTAGTTAAAAGTATGTCGGGCACTCCGGTTTACCTTAAAGACATTGCAGATATTAAAGACACTTTTAAGGAAAAAGAAAGTTATGCGCGTTATAACGGTAAAAACGTGATTACCTTAAATGTAATCAAACGCAGCGGTGAAAATCTCGTGGAAGCTTCGGACAAGATACATGCTTTGGTAAATACGCTCATATCAGAAAAATTACCCCAGGACCTGAATGTAACCATTTCTGCCGACCAGTCGGAACTGACCCGTACCACACTGAACGACCTGATAAACTCTATCATCATCGGGTTTATTCTGGTTACCATTGTTCTCATGTTTTTTATGGGTGTTACCAATGCGTTTTTTGTTGGACTTTCTGTTCCTTTATCCATATTTTTAGCCTTTATGGTCATGCCGGCCATCGGGTTTGAGTTGAACATGATCGTGTTGTTTGCGCTGCTGTTTGCTTTAGGCATCATTGTGGATGATGCTATTGTGGTCATTGAAAATACCTACCGGTTGTTCAGAAACGGTCAAATTCCAATCGGTACCGCAGCAAAAATGGCAGCCGGGGAAATTTTTATTCCGGTCCTGGCAGGAACCTTGACCACCCTTGCGCCTTTTGTTCCGTTGGCGTTTTGGGGCGGAATCGTAGGTAAGTTTATGATGTACCTGCCAATTACCCTCATCCTTACCTTAGTTGCTTCGCTGATTGTGGCCTTTATCATCAATCCCGTGTTTGCTGCTTCTTTTATGAAGGCAGAAAACCCGTTTCCTACAAGCGAAGAAAAACGCAAACGGTTGCGCTCTTTTATCTCCACGGCTATTGTGATGGCAGTTATATCGGGCATTTCCTACATGATTGCTCCCAAAGGAGTGGGCAACTTTTTCCTCATTGCCTTAGTTCTGTATCTGTCGTACAAACTGTTTATCAAGTATTTGGTAATTGGGTTTGAACATAAGTTGCTGCCCGTATTGATGGATGCCTATGAATCTGTCCTGACATTTCTGCTCAAATCCTGGCGGCCTTATGCCGTGTTGTTGTTTACCGTTTTCCTCCTATTCTTCTCGTTCTTTCTGGTAAGAGTCAGAACCCCGCCTGTTGAGTTTTTCCCCAAAGGCGATCCCAATTTTATCTATGTTTATATGAACCTCCCGGTCGGAACTCATCAAAGCTATACCGACTCAATTACCCGTATTGTGGAAGGAAAAGTAGAAAAAATAATGGGTAAAGACAATCCGATTGTAGAGGCTATCAGCAGTAATGTTGCCGTTGGAGCTACCGATCCTTCGAGCGGCGACAGAAGCGCCTCTTCCAACCGCAGTAAAGTGGGCATTTCTTTTGTGAAATTTGCTGAAAGAAACGGGCAGTCAACCCAGGAATATATGGACAAAATAAGGGCAGAAGTGAAAGACATTCCGGGTGTTCAGGTAACCGTTGATCAGGAACAAAACGGGCCTCCGACCGGAGCGCCGATTAATATCGAAATCAGTGGAGAAAATTTGGAAGAACTGATTGACGTGTCTTCGCGGTTTAAATACTATTTGCAGGACTCCCTACAAATTCCGGGAATAGAAGAACTAAAATCGGATTTTGTCAACAACAACCCCGAAATTATTGTCAGTGTAAACCGGGAGCGCGCTAACCGCGAAGGGGTTTCTACCGCATTTATCGGATCTGAACTGCGCACCGCCGTTTTTGGCAAAGAGGTTTCAAAACTGAAAGACAACGAAGACGAATATCCCATTCAGTTGCGTTACAAGTATGAGCAGCGCAACGATGTTGATGCCCTGCTGAATACAAAACTGACGTTTCGTTCTGAAACCGGGCAGGTTAAAAACCTTCCTCTTGCCGCCGTTGCCGATGTAAAATATACCAATACTTATGGAGGTATTAAACGCAAAAACCTGAAAAGGGTAATCACCCTCAGTTCCAATGTTTTAAGCGGCTATACCGCAAATGAGGTGAATGAAAACATACGTCTGGCAGCCACCAAATTCCAACTCCCCGAAAGTATGGATATCAATCTGACCGGCGAACAGGAAGAACAGGCAGAAACAGCAGCCTTTTTGTTCCGCTCCTTATTGATTTCTTTAGGGTTAATATTTTTGATTTTGGTAACTCAGTTCAATTCGGTGAGCAAAACCTTAATCATCCTGAGTGAAATCATTTTCAGTATTACCGGCGTTTTGCTTGGTTTCAGTCTTTTTAATATGAAAATCTCCATCGTAATGGTGGGCATCGGAATTGTCGGACTTGCGGGAATTGTGGTTAAAAACGGGATTCTCATTGTAGAATTTGCAGACCTGATGCGAAGCAAAGGGATTGGCCTTCATAAGTCGGTGTCTATGTCCGGTAAAATCAGGATAAAGCCGGTTTTGCTGACCGCAGCTTCCACTATGCTCGGATTGATTCCCCTCGCTTTGGGTATGAATATCAACTTTTATACCCTGTTCACCGATTTTAATCCGCAGTTTTTCCTTGGGGGCGACAGCGTCGTTTTTTGGGGTCCTTTATCCTGGACCATCATCTTCGGTTTGTCTTTCGCAACATTCCTGACCCTGTTGGTTTTACCGGCTATGTATGTCATCAGATATGACCTTGGAGACCGGTTTAAAAAACTCATAGGCAAAAAACCGGAACCCATTCAAACGGAAACTCAGGAAGCCGAAACCCCGGTTGATACGGCTTTGCCGGTGTAA
- a CDS encoding TetR/AcrR family transcriptional regulator, giving the protein MDETQKKILQQAFTLFTKFGIRNVSMDDIAAHLGVSKKTLYQHIDNKAELIHKAMELHLANECNVTNELYESAPNAIEEMLSIADHVCRQLSMMHPSAIYELKKYYPESWELLEQHRIEHIYGCIVQNINKGIKQGLYRNDLKPELIAGFYIAKTRTLIGDNFFTKTSYKPTEILLEMMQYHIYGIATPDGVEYFRKNVEKIKSQKYAPYF; this is encoded by the coding sequence ATGGACGAAACACAAAAAAAGATTTTACAGCAGGCATTTACCCTGTTCACCAAATTTGGCATCCGCAACGTAAGTATGGACGATATTGCCGCACATCTTGGCGTTTCAAAAAAAACTCTTTACCAACACATTGACAACAAAGCCGAGCTAATACATAAAGCGATGGAACTGCACTTAGCCAATGAGTGCAATGTAACCAATGAGTTGTATGAATCTGCCCCAAATGCCATCGAAGAAATGCTCAGTATTGCTGACCATGTTTGCCGGCAATTGAGCATGATGCACCCATCAGCAATTTATGAACTCAAAAAATATTACCCCGAAAGCTGGGAACTGCTCGAACAGCACCGGATCGAGCATATTTATGGATGTATTGTTCAAAACATCAATAAAGGTATCAAACAGGGGTTATATCGCAACGACCTGAAACCCGAACTCATCGCCGGTTTCTATATCGCCAAAACCAGAACCCTGATTGGCGATAACTTTTTTACCAAAACCAGTTATAAGCCCACCGAAATTTTGCTGGAGATGATGCAATACCATATCTACGGAATTGCTACTCCTGACGGTGTTGAATATTTCCGTAAAAACGTCGAAAAAATTAAATCCCAAAAATATGCCCCGTATTTTTAA
- a CDS encoding TolC family protein: protein MPRIFKILLLVISAFALAYTPLASQNASSDTLRLTLSEAISRGLQNNLTKKNAELDVLSAHKQVNVLVATGLPQVNASVDYNRYLQLPISLVPAEFFGGNPGEFAELAFGTNNNLTIGGSVNQLLFSGSFFVALKATQKLIEQVELQVEASDLQIRDAITRTYFSALIIQENIAIFQKNIQVLTKVLNETTALYEAGFVENIDVDRLKLQLSNLQTQQSALNRQLESVYNLLKLQLVMDLNQPVSLSQSLKDFIDLNNVAAQIESLSPKSRIELRQLSMSEYLNDLGIKQINASRLPTVTAFLSYERRFQSNDFDFFTDKWFPTSMAGVQISVPIFDGLGKRNQIAQRLINKKKIQNGRSQLLQSIDLEIAQAKISYQNALEQLKSQEDNMALAQKIYNLSLVKYKEGVGSSLELTDAESKLFQNQGLYLQAFYNLLIAQTDLRKSMGIYY from the coding sequence ATGCCCCGTATTTTTAAGATATTACTACTTGTCATCTCTGCGTTTGCTTTAGCCTATACTCCGCTTGCCTCGCAGAACGCTTCTTCAGATACGCTGAGGTTAACCTTATCCGAAGCTATTAGCCGAGGGCTTCAAAACAACCTGACCAAAAAAAATGCTGAGTTAGATGTCTTATCCGCTCATAAACAGGTCAATGTTTTAGTAGCAACCGGATTGCCACAAGTCAACGCATCGGTTGATTATAACCGCTATTTGCAATTACCCATCAGTTTGGTGCCTGCCGAGTTTTTTGGCGGAAACCCCGGTGAGTTTGCCGAACTTGCCTTTGGAACCAATAACAATTTAACGATAGGCGGTTCCGTCAATCAATTGTTATTCAGCGGAAGTTTTTTTGTTGCGCTCAAAGCCACCCAAAAATTGATTGAACAGGTTGAGCTACAGGTCGAAGCTTCCGATCTTCAAATACGCGATGCCATTACCCGCACCTACTTTTCCGCACTCATTATTCAGGAGAATATAGCCATTTTTCAAAAAAATATCCAGGTTTTGACTAAGGTTTTGAATGAAACAACCGCATTATACGAAGCCGGATTTGTAGAAAATATTGATGTTGACCGTTTAAAACTACAACTGTCAAATCTCCAAACTCAACAAAGCGCACTAAACAGGCAATTAGAAAGCGTCTATAACTTGTTGAAATTGCAGTTGGTGATGGATTTGAACCAACCTGTTTCCCTGTCACAATCACTGAAAGATTTTATTGACCTCAATAATGTTGCAGCTCAGATAGAATCGCTTTCTCCGAAAAGCCGGATAGAGTTAAGACAATTGTCAATGTCCGAATACCTCAACGATTTAGGCATCAAACAAATTAATGCCTCCCGTTTGCCCACCGTTACCGCTTTTTTATCCTACGAGCGTCGTTTTCAAAGTAATGATTTTGATTTCTTTACCGATAAATGGTTTCCTACATCCATGGCAGGCGTTCAGATTTCTGTTCCGATTTTTGATGGACTTGGCAAAAGAAATCAGATTGCACAACGCCTCATCAACAAAAAGAAAATTCAAAACGGACGAAGCCAGTTGCTGCAAAGCATAGACCTCGAAATTGCACAGGCAAAAATTTCCTATCAAAACGCTTTGGAACAACTCAAAAGCCAGGAAGACAATATGGCGCTGGCTCAAAAAATCTATAACCTGAGTCTGGTTAAATATAAAGAAGGAGTGGGGTCGAGTTTGGAACTGACTGATGCAGAATCTAAGCTGTTTCAAAATCAGGGACTTTACCTCCAGGCGTTTTACAATCTGCTCATTGCCCAAACCGATTTGCGCAAATCAATGGGTATTTATTACTAA